The genomic stretch GTTTCTAGGGTCCCAATAAATTTTCGGGGCCAAAAAACCATTTATGAAACTGTCTTCCGCTTGTTTTGATAAGGTGgttttttaacatgtttttgagataccaaaaagaaaaatgattgaGGAGTTTGATGATTTATAcatcctctccgttcttaagaATTTGGACACCCgaaaaggcccgaaaagtttcgggacttccgagaaacgggctcctggTTCGTTTGTACTCATTGTCACAAGCATAAGCAACTTTCTTAAGGTCATATGCGTTAATTGCTCATTAGAACGGTTTTTTGGGACACTAGACACTATATCGCTAACTTAAAAAAAAGgcttgtctttcatataccggattcGAGATATTATTAatgtccatgaaacaaaagaacaaagcgaataTAACAacacctaattagcaaggcctaatcggaattcattcccaagtgaccaaaaacaaaatgctgcccggtacctgcagaaagacccacAACAATGCGTCTTTTGTCCTCCACCATTTtaatccggtatatgaaagtctacccgaAAAAATTATCTGCTCATGTCGCTTGAACTTTAGCTAAATACACCTGTACCTTGGTGAACGTAGCTTTAGTTTAATACTAACCTTAGAGACCCAGGAGCAGAAGGAGAAATCGCAAGCAAACTCAGGAATGGTGAGAATTTCATCACAAGATCTAACGTTTCATAAGGTCTACCAACCAACTGCCCTGGACAGGATGGTAATTTGTGTTACGATAAAGGTTATCACAAACTAGCGGAATCAATTTTAATTGATTATAGATTAAATTATATAGAATTATAATTAAACACAAATTATAAATTACTGAAAATAAAGGAGATCTTGGCTCCTCAAACATTTTGCATCTGAAAGTCTTTCAAAGCTTTTAACATTCGCAAACCATCTGTTTTTTACCGAATATTTTTTGACGGTGCACTCTCGTCAAAGGAACTCGAGTAACCAGTCTAGTTCATATTCCTTAACTTGTGCACGACATAATTATGATGAACGCTTGCACTATTGAATTTGCTACGTGTACTATGGTGTAGGTAAGAAGCAATCAACAGTTACTTGTGGCTTTGCTACTACCACTTCTGTGCACCTATTCCTCATGATCTTCCGAGGACtctaagaaaatgaaaaaccgTTTTAGGACCGATAATGTAAATAGTCTACTTATGGCTTAGGAAAACGCGTCCAAAGTCGTTTTGCCTTTGGGAAATCCAAGTGTCGAGGCGGCAAGACCAAAGGAGAGAAGCATTTCCCTTCTTGAAACATCCTCTATACTTCTAGAAAGTTGCGTCCATAAAAGGATTGTTGAAAACCGCGGTGTGTGATAGACTTCGTTCAAAAAACCGTACTTATAGTTTTCCCGGCCTGCAAGCAATCTCTTGATTGACTGCGTACTGCGAGATATCACGCACGAGCTTCGCATTCCCGACTTTTTTCCCCGTGCTGGTCGCGCGTTACATGGCGCGGTTCTCAATCGCTTGAGAGCTAGCTAGAGCTGCTCTACTTACATGGTCTTAATCAGGTCCCCCATATTTTGTCTTCTGAAGCATTACCTTTTTGGTCACATACACTCCGAGAATGCTTCAAGGAGAATTTTAACTGACAGACGTTTTCGTTGGAAAGGCCTGAGTTTGATATTGCTTttatggcgcagtggtgagagcactcgcccggcttcaattcccagactcggcgtcatatgtgggatgagtttgttggttctctactctgcaccaaggggtttttctccgggtattccggttctccattctcctcaaaaaccaaaatttgatttgatttgccttaacttgttaatttcagtcATTTACAcaagcaagttttccttgacaacgccacttgtcaaggaaaacttgccggcTGTACACacttgcaagttttccttgacatgtttttccttgacaagttttctttaACAAGACAAGTTTTCTTAAACTGAGGATACTAAAATTAACCGAAAGATCATcctggcacttatctggacaatttaagcaatcgtCTCACTTACAGACACCTTCAAAATTCAGGCGGATTCAACGAGATTGGAATCCCGAAATCATGCGTACGAATTCCGTTGAAGCcgactgaatttttcaggttggACTGACttatgcgggcaaattaatttgcatttgaaaagatttgcccgcattaacCTCCATTTcgtgctagatccagtccagccgtgagaattcgaaaatggtctattgcttaaattacccagataagtgcaaggattaCTTCAATCTTTTGTCTATAGCCCTACACTTCAAGTGCACATTACTGTACTAAAATTAATGTTGATAACGAACGGAAGGAAATCGCACCACACCAGTTCTAGTAGCAGACCATGGCATCCGAAATTGCTTTTCCATTGAACGTCTTTGCTCTTTTGGTCTTTGCAACCCAATGGTTGTGGAAATGTTGCTTCAGTTTGTCTTTTGTGGTGCTGATGTGAAGAGACATTTCTTTTCGTGAAATCTCAATAAATACGTTACATTCCATCCGCCCTTATTTTTACGAGGACAAAAACTAAAGTGAAAGATTGAGGACAAAGAAATTCGCAACAGCTGCTGTCTCTATGCTCCTTCCTGGACAGCCTCCTTCGCAGACATTCTCGTgactcgtcacgcaatcttttcTTCTCAACGATGATCGCGTGACGAGTCACAAGAATGCCTACGAAGGAGGCTACTTCCCCGAGTAtatgttaaggacggtgactactattgttattgcgcatacgttctgcgcatctccagatactcggatttcctatcgccgatgcttactaatacagagatatttttgcgcagtttaaaactatccggagaaagtagaccTTATTAAGTAcccttggtattcaaaaagaaaactgggggtaaccatgcatttttgagagataattaagtttcaagttgagaaagaacgccttacattgctttgtattttacagctttttacaaatattattcatgaattatctttgaaaaatgcgtggttacccccaattttctttttggatttcaataacacttgttaagatctacatatcctgcataatcacacaccggggcaaaaatatatttaattagtaggcaccgtccttaactttttcattttgaaccCAACTGTTAGCAATGGCAGAGGTGAGATCACTCGTCTTTCACCATTGCCCACTTGGTTTTGATTCACGTTCTGAACGTGTGGCTTAAATtcgttagttctctactctcaTAAAAATTACTGATCAGATTTGCAGTCTCCTCAAAGAAAGGGCGACTGAGATCACCGTGGTCAGCAATCTATGGTCGAGACTCCATATCAAAGATGCAGACTCCAAGAGCGCTATTAAAAGTTCTTAAAATACATCTGCCTCCTTGATCTTTGTCACTTTTCAAAACTGCCAAGTCTAATAATTGCAGATATGTATCATGAGCTGGGAATGACAATTTGGAATTTACCTGTAAAGGAAACAAAGAGATTCAAGTTAGTCCACTTATCAAAAAGAAGCTCACAGTTGATTCTCCAGGTGTTGTAGTGACTCTTGGTGTTTGAAGGCACTTGCAAGAGTTTCAATCACACACTGTTACataaccaacaatttttttACAGGAACACTTTAGCTGTTTTAACAGCTAAAGTGTGCCTCTAAAAAATGACTTATTGTTAACAAATACAGGGAGACTTGTCAAGGAAATACTTCAAGACAGTTAAGTTGAAGTTCATGGCAGTGATTGAGCTACGTGCAATGGAAACATGAACTAGCTCCTTGGTGCTATGTTTATCTGAAAGATCAAGCCAATGTCCCAGCATCTAAAAGGCTGATGGGATTCTTTCCCATATCACCGAAGGTGTGGTGGGGAGAAGAGGCTTGGAACAAAAATGTGAACTGTAAATGAGGAATTCTGTCTTGTctgaatagacctctttacagttgtgtgcttagttacctggggccggttcctgaaaggtgtaataactctattccagggataaatgtgccttactCCAGGAATACCTTTATCCCCAGAATAAATTCTCTTGTGTTAGAATAGCAGTTATATCTGgtataatttattcctccttccaggaaccggcccctggactttaaatgaaagtgaggccggtgttgaccttgttatgatacagacctccatccttttcttatgttaatgatgttgttgtcatgctaattagtaagaatttacataagaaaagcagtgaggtttctatcaaaacaaggccaactccagcctcactttcattcataggctaggtaaCTAGGCACAccactgtaaaatggactattaaGCTTCAGTTTATTGGTGGACACCCAATTAATTATATCATTAATACAATTAATACAAGCCTCTAGCCTGGTGGTAGTCAAATGACCAGGAAGATTGGAGTCCAAGGAGAGACAGATTTGCTAGTCATCAGTGTGGACACAGAAAAGCATATTATATTTCCTCACAATGTTGCCCAGTGGTCAGACATGAAAGATAAGAAATTGGCCCAAAAAGCGACCTGTGGTACAACATGGAGAACGGGATGAAAAGGTGAACTCTCACCACATACAGACTCGTGTGTTTTTAAACCtggtgtttttaaaccccgataaaacactgctgctcattttttaaacattaattgAAAAATCCATACTTGTCTTGAGGAGCAGCATGCATTTGGGGGACAGGCTCTCTCAAAACCTTTTAAAGCCATTTTTGCTTAAGTTCTTTTCTCCTCCTCTTAGGGATTAAGATTTCACTGGTGAACCATGGTGATTGTGGAAGTACAAAGATGTGTAGTGTTGTTTCAGTGATGTGAAAATGTTACTGTGTGACGCATTTactgtggccacctaacaaagtttttttacaaaattaattgacaaccaatcagggtgtgtgaatttgattgaccgtcacgcctccttgcaaagttcacaaagttgtaagttgaacactgttgaatgggttgttgagttgacatatttacacgtagttgtcaaatgtgaatgTTTGtggggtggccacggtaaggcgggTTGCACTGTAAAGAAGGAGAGTGTTGTTATAGCAGATAATCAGAGCAGATAAATCCATTACTGATAGGACTTGCATAAATCAGAGCTCAAGCATGAAAATTTTGTGAACATCAGTTGCAAGAAGTCACTGTTATGGCCGCTATGATATTCCTCAATTACGGGAGATAATCAGATATACCAAGGTCACAAATGTAGACAATTTCTCATACCAGCTAACCATTTCTGGCAGCAGGAATGAATCTGAGTGTTTAAAAAGACCTTCAGGACATTCTATCATTGTGGGAGTTCAGGATAAAGTCCCCAGTCAGTAGGAGGTAATCAGGTAAAATTGCTCAGTACTGAAGATCATTAGCAAACTCACACAAACCaggggagggatgctcatcgaaaattttaaattaaacccctaaaggagaccaatttgCGCATGGCCAAGGCTTTTTtggacccctaaaagagaccatattaacaCACAGAGAAACAAAAAATACCATGACTttatggcaaagacattatcatctaatactttcacctacgtgaagaaatgtaaaagtgtaaatataaacttttatatttcttcgcatgcaaccctaaaggagaccttcatgGCTACacatgattgcgttttgcccagaacaccctaagtgagaccaaaatccgaaatttacatccctaagcgagacgacgagcatccctcccctttttatatgggaggtTTTTTCATGTATTGAAGGGAGCACAGTAAGGTCAAATTTGTCACTGCtctattttaaaatattattcttttgcAAAACTACTACCTTTGACTGAAGCCATGGGGAATCATGAAAGCAAAGGCaaagtaaatgtaaatgtaaaaatgtCACTTGGAATACTCATTCTAATGAAGCTGGATTATGTCAAACGTTACAGCAATTGTATACCTTCTCCTTGAAAACCATCAATAAGTAGGTCGACATGTAATAAGTAGGTCAAATTATAAACTTCAGGTTGAAAATATTTCATGAGTTTAACCTAGTTTGcatctttatttcctttctcttGTAACATTGATAACATTATTCATTGTTAGGGATAGGAAACAATGGAAATTTAGACTCAGACTCGGCGAAAATCATTTTGAACTGAATTTTACTTTGACTATATAAAAGCTATAGGTTTATACCAGCTGTACTGCATTTATAGttgcttaaccctttaacacccaaaccagcttaaactggccagacttggtattttactctgtctaacgccagacgattttacttgtcaatggggagccccctggagtcaatgggttaagcattTGAAACAAGTGCTTGAAGAAAGATTATTAGCAGATGGGAAATCTTATCAGTGCTGCCAAGAATGAGAGTCAATAAATAATTTGTGGTTCAGTTGTGATTTAGTTGGCGctatttatatattatatatattttttctctttacaAAAATTGAATACCTATACATACTGGTATATTCTTTAAATTTCTAAATTTTCTCTAAATTTTGTTGCACTTTATTTTGAAGCAGGTTTTTATCAGGTTCACCATAAATTAATCTCATCTGCTTGATAATAAATGCCTAAAACCCTTTACAAAATCATAGGTAAGGCTAAAATTTATTACTTCTCTGTGAAAAATGGATCTCACCATATACGTACATTTAGGCATGGATAAAACATCTGCACTAACTGAACATGTCAGACCAAGGTTTGAGAGGGCCCCTCTAATAAGACCAACTGGAAAGGCCAAAAACtgtaaaagaaagaaacaacttAGATTATTTTCAAAACTTAAATTATGGCACATCACCAGTATGTTTGCTACAGGATGTACAATGTGCACTGAACTTACCTTAGGAGCATCCTCTGTGTACTGCTTGCCATCTGACATCTGAGTTAACAACTGAAAGTTGTTGTCTTGGAGGACATATGTGCCCTTGacacaaaataaaaacattttagaAACTCAGACAAATGGAAATAAATCATTCTATGATACATGTATGATCCAGGACATGGTTTCTACTATATTGATAATTTCCAATATTATTCATGTTGACTAATGAGATAGGCAATTCCAACTTCATTTCAGCTCACAGTTCTTCTGATAGGATGGATTTTACTTTATGAATAACTCACTTGTGATGTACAAAGTTCAAGTCCTGTGGGTGCTTGGTTTTCCGAAATATAGGGGACTTTGCTCTGAGAACATTCTTGTTGACTGGAAAACTGACAAACTATAAAATGTCCATTTAGTAGAGTCCCCACATCAGTCCAGAGTCCCTCCCCTTGGAGAAGCCAATGACAAGTGAATAATGGTGGCTGTCCAAACACAGTGAACCAGCTGCCAGTCAACAAgggaataataatttatattacAGTACAGAAATTTTGTTCCTGAAATGTTGTATGTAGCTGACAATAGGGGAAAAATCAGTGATAGGAACCttctgaaaatgtcaaaaaatatttttgctttctgGAAAACACTTTTTCCTTCCGCAATAAAATTTTGCCTAAAGCAGCATAAAGgggaacattttaaaaaatcgttTCCTCATGAGCATTTCCCCATttaaggggaggggaggggattTGTACTCCCGAAATGGATGAGGTAACCATCACTCCCTTGAGGTAATCGCATTTATTGATAATGGCAAGTCAACCAATCCAAATGACCTGAATAACGAAATATGTTTACCTGGTGATTTGTTCTCAAGTTATCGATTTGCTTTTTATAAACAGCTGTCCAGAAGTCTTTACATATATATTTCATAATCTCCAATTCATCCTTAAATCTTGGAGAATCTTTGGTGAATCTTGttagaaaataaaaaataacaaatcaagacacatttctttttttataacaCTTTTCACGAGTAAAACTTTTTCAAAAGCTTACCTTTCAACTAGCCTTTGACCAACACTAAACCCAAGATGCTCCAGATTTTGAATAACATCATTCTATAGGTAAATTAATGCTTGCAGATTAGAATTAAACTCATCCCATGGCCAATGCATAACACGAGCCAAGCTACTGGTGATCATTTACGAGCATATCTTTAAACCAGATTTACTCCCAAAGATTAGCCTTCCTAAGATACTCACATCAATGTGTTTTCCGGGTTTGTTTTGGAAATAAGCAACAATTTCCATATGAACAAATTCGAAAAGAGACTCGACATCCGCCATCTTTTACGGTCTCTCGTTTGGGGCCTGGATGTAGTATATATCCAATGAACTGGTTCCAGGTCCCTGCCTAATCCCCGATCGAGCATTCGTCTTCAGAAAAGCCACATCAAAAGCCATGACAAGCTTCTCGCAAACAAGCAATAATATTAGGAATTCAACTGCAgaaaagctaaaattatttGAATCTATTCGTGGAAAAGATGTAGGTGATATCCCTTTCTGGGATGCAGTCGTAATTACCGCTCTTGATGAAAGTCAGAAAGAAGCTTATGAAATTCAAGTACAGTGTAAACTAGATAGGGGAGAGCTTCCTCTGGGGGTGAAATACCTTGTGTTTCACGATCCGCCCGGACCCAAGATAGGCAATGGAGGTTCTGTTCTTGTCACTATTGGAGATTTGCTAAAAATCTACGACGAAGAAGAACTACTGAAGACCAAGATAATTTTGCTCCCAGCTGGTGGATACAGCCAGAGGTTGCCTAACGCTAGTGTTCTAGGGAAAGCTTTTACTGCTCTTCCGATCGGTAAGTATATTAGAATGAAGCATTATTGCAGTGCATTGAGGACATTTCAAGAACTCATACACGACATACTAAACTATGTCGTAGCAGCATGCATGCGCCCCATGCAAATGAGCTCAAGACAAATTTCCTTCCAAGAATTCATATCGATGTCCAGCCGGGCAACAATCCAAGACAAAAAACATAAGGAACCGGTCATTATTGATGTAGGATGGGGgcagggtgggggggggggggggggtattggGGCTAAACTTATTCATAAGAAATTCAGGGAGCTCAGCAGTACGTTTGTggtatattaatttttaacagGGTCTGGAGGAGGGGGTCTGGATCTCGAAACAAGGATTAATTTTCCCCACATTCACGAATCACTTGGAGGAATTCACATATCATGTATTTGGATAGAGAATTATCTTGAAGCATTCTGCTACCATCTACGAGATTAGGCAATATTCGTGTTGCCAATCATCTTGTGTGTGAGTGGAAAATGCTTCAACTCTATCGCCGGCCACCGGCCACTTTGCTAATTCTAGCTCCCAGACCTATTACCTATTACCCAGACCTATTACCCAATTTGCTCCCAATTTGCTTTCATAAATGAAAGTAAAGTTTCCAAAATGTTTCTTTCGATAGacacattaattttcttctttatGGATGGGTTGTTCTTTTACTTTGCCTGATTCCAGcatcaaataaaatgaaaggaGTACTCTAATGCTCGCCATTTCAAAAATTTGCAAGTGAAAACATCCAGGGGGCCATCTTGACAGATAAATTATATGTATTCATGTAGGGTGATGGCTGATGTTCATGACATTATAACAGCAGAAATCTAGATTCACGCACGCATGCTGTTTGCACTCTAAACTCCATTGTTACAGTATCGCAAAGTGAAAAGAGAATCCAGACCTATCTGCTTTACTTAAAGTGCATAAGATGAGATTATGaggtttgggggggggggggggggatagtAAGCATGGGTAAATATTGAATAAAGAAGTCACTTCCTATTTACATGGGGGCCTTATAGAAGTTTTGATCTTTCGTACATAAtgttttaccccccccccccccccaccctcctcTTCATAAATAATGACCAGTTCCAAATATTGAGTCATATCTGGATTATTTTCACTTCTTGAAAACAATTGTGTTGGGGCAGAGGAAGGGGGTATTGTTGAccttcttttcaagaaatggtccAACAGTTTGAAAAAGTAATGGTCAAAGTCTCTTGAAACTCATTTTCACCAGGATTGCAGCTCAATCATTGTTTGTCAGCAAATTTCAAGCTTTGAAAGCTAAATTTTTCTGTACAGAAAAGGTTTTGCTTCAAAGACAAAGTAGATACAGATTCTTAAATTTTGCAATTCCTCCACAGTTTGCCAAGACCCTTTTGGTGAGTTGGGTTCCTGATAAAAGATGTTAATTTTGGAATCCTGACATTTGCAGCTTAACTTCAATTTGATCCCCACTATAATGGCAAATGTCTAATAtttgtacatttattttgtcCTCTTCCTGGGCATTGAATATGCCCTAGTTGGAGGGATATTGAATATTGATTAGTGAAATATCCTTTAAGTTGATAATGATATGTACTGTAACACCCTGCTACCTCTGACCACAGTTCCAGCATTCAGAACAAAATAGATGACTTAAATGTGCAGCCTGGTGTCACAATGATGATGTCTGTACCctgtttttctttattattaatGAATTCAATGATCAACTTACCATATCATTTTCAGGTGATTAACTTTCATCTTGAGATTTGTTATTATGTCTCTTGCATATACTGTAGGTTTTATCCATTAACTTTCACCTTTTCTTTCAATACATTCGCAAGAATGCCACTTTGCTCATCTCATTACTTCAAAGATTATTTTCCTTTCATCGTGTATGCCTTTGTTTTGTCAGGTGACCCTCCATTTCAAATGCTGGAACTTCAGCTTATTATGATGATGGACCTCCCTGCTAAAATGAATCCTGGAATCTTTGTGGTTGCGTCCGATTGTTTGGAGTTCTTTAACAGTGAAGGAGACTGGTCCCTCACCAGCCCTGGCTTCACTGCATTTGCTCATCCATCTCCAATAATTATTGGTACAACTCATGGTGTATTTGTGTTGGATGATCACAAGGTATTTTGCTCTTTTGAAAGTTAATCACACAACTTTGACCCATTGACCCCTTGGATTGAGATTTTACTCTCTCTACcgccagaggattttactcatctactgggggcatcctagggcatttgaggtgtcaatgggttagtagattttactctgtctaacacctgacaattttactcgtcaatgggaggCAATTGTGAGGTTAGTGTCAACATTGTACCGACATCTTACCGACATCTTACCGACACATCACCAACTGTCGGCCGAATGTTGGTCGTCTATCAGctgactgtcggccgactggtAGTCTGTGTTTTGGGGAAAAcctgtcggtcgactgtcggccgtCTGTTGGCCGTTTGTCGACCAACAGTCGACCGATAGTCGACTGACAGTTGGCCAACAGGTTTTTcagggagctcttcttcacaattacccaaTGGGGGGTAgttcaggagtcagtgggttaatgtgaGACTTTTATTTTGGATGAGCATGAGTCAGTCAGTCTTTTGATGCAAGTTGGTCCTCATAGGTATTACAGAGTCTCACAAAGCTTAGCAATGATGGGGTTTATTATCCAAGATTTTCTTACATATTTTGTGGGTGTTATTCCAAAACTGCCAACCAGGTGGCACATTAATTTTGGTCGAGCACCAGACTACAGCACATAAGGTTACAGTTTTGATCCAAGCCAGGCCAACTCTCGGAGTTTCGAgagaaaaaaggagaaagtgCTCCCCAATTACGGTATGTCTACATGTACAAATAGTTAGACTTTGAAGGCATCTTTGATGAGGATTTCACACCATGTGGGCCAATTGTCTTACAAGCCTTGCTATTAAAACAAGAGACAAAGAAATCCACCCATTGTTCAAAGAGAGCATAAGAAATTACTCCTGGGGTTGTCATGTTGCCTTGTTCTGGACCAGGGCATCTGTCATTTCCCctgataatttataataataataataataataataataataataataattattattattattattattattattattattaaatgttattattgataattattattagtgaaATGACAGGGaactatttaaaattaataataaattaatccCCCAAATGACACAAATTGGTATAGAAAAACCTTAACTCAGGAAAATTAATGGTTAATAAGCAAACTTCACTTCACTAAAGGCATCACGTCCTCTacagtaattttttaaaataagttttGGTCATATTGGAGTTTTGAACTTGTGATGGCTCTCACACACTTAGTAGTCTATACTGCTGTACCAGTTAAAAGTGAACCATTTGGCTCATTGTGAGAACAGTGACCTCTTATATTTTGTTACTTACATTCATACTGCAGGCCTATATTccttcatattttttttcaacagagTGATTGCCCAGTCACCCAAACAACATGTAAGAAGTTCCTTCACAAGCCATCAACAGAAGTCATGAGAAACCATGGCATCACATTTCTTCACAATGAAGAAGAACATGTGTTCACTGATAGCGCATACTTTGTGGACTGGAAGAAAGCAAAGAGTCTTTATGATTTTTCCGATAAAATTAAACCAATCGACTGTGAAATTGATGCTTACGGTGACTTTCTCCAAGCTCTTGGGCCCGAAGCATGTGGAGATTATACAAAAAATATTGCCAATGTGACAAAGGAGACAGCTTCTTTGGttgaaaagagaagaaaaatctTTGAGTTTTTGACAGGTACACAGCTAAATGTGCTTCTGCTCAATGAATCAAAGTTCTATCATCTTGGAACCACAAAGGAATATATACATCACCTCTGTAAAGATGCAGCGTTTAGGTAATTAAGCAGAACCTCGAGTAGTTACAACTAATCTTTTTCAGTTTCCCTCTTTTTACTCTCCAAAAGCCTTGTTTTTCGATTTTCCTGAGTTTCAAATCACATAATTGGCTTTCACATCAACCTACTCAACAATATTTGTCTCATGACTATGCCTTGAGGACAATTCTTGACTATTGTATATTTCACTTCCATGTAGTTACCCTAATTTTGGAATAAGCAGGTACAAAAGTTGGACCAGATCTAACCTGCTATAACgcatacttttctttagatAGGGACAGTGAAAAGGTAGGCCTGATACAATAAAATgagtcgtctgccgcccacctgtcaagagtgatgttatcatgtgtcatgctataaatttGAGCCAA from Montipora capricornis isolate CH-2021 chromosome 12, ASM3666992v2, whole genome shotgun sequence encodes the following:
- the LOC138027490 gene encoding trafficking protein particle complex subunit 6b-like translates to MADVESLFEFVHMEIVAYFQNKPGKHIDNDVIQNLEHLGFSVGQRLVERFTKDSPRFKDELEIMKYICKDFWTAVYKKQIDNLRTNHQGTYVLQDNNFQLLTQMSDGKQYTEDAPKFLAFPVGLIRGALSNLGLTCSVSADVLSMPKCKFQIVIPSS
- the LOC138027483 gene encoding fucose-1-phosphate guanylyltransferase-like, giving the protein MTSFSQTSNNIRNSTAEKLKLFESIRGKDVGDIPFWDAVVITALDESQKEAYEIQVQCKLDRGELPLGVKYLVFHDPPGPKIGNGGSVLVTIGDLLKIYDEEELLKTKIILLPAGGYSQRLPNASVLGKAFTALPIGDPPFQMLELQLIMMMDLPAKMNPGIFVVASDCLEFFNSEGDWSLTSPGFTAFAHPSPIIIGTTHGVFVLDDHKSDCPVTQTTCKKFLHKPSTEVMRNHGITFLHNEEEHVFTDSAYFVDWKKAKSLYDFSDKIKPIDCEIDAYGDFLQALGPEACGDYTKNIANVTKETASLVEKRRKIFEFLTGTQLNVLLLNESKFYHLGTTKEYIHHLCKDAAFRHESHFASEVMVIRDGVHEEKEKINTDQRCLIQCYLTLPSTIGQYTVLEYCDINSGSSVGSNCIISNVIIPEGACIPDDTFMTTVCVTVNDVAGLFVTVVFGIGDNVKKMARSDDLSQLQYLGMPLDLVLALLDAKLDARQESVSLWQVKLFPAFHSCKHSVQYAISMINSLKSGSKLQVGDVKPVGKHLSMEDVLAIKDIKGTLNIRENLRKKILAK